The Halichondria panicea chromosome 17, odHalPani1.1, whole genome shotgun sequence DNA segment AGCCACCATTCATGTATTTTAGAGCATTTTTAGCATCTTCAACTTCTTCAAAATCGATATAGGCATAGCCTCGAGGGAGAGAGTTTATTCTGTCCAGGGGGAAATCCACCGTCTTGATTTTGCCATAGTTTGAGAATATCTCGTCAATGTGATCTTTGTTCACGTTTCTGGTCAGCTTTGATATGCACACTTTAGACGATTCAGGACTTGGCGTTCGTACTTTTACTGGTTTGGGAGAGGTCGAAGTTCGTTTTGGTCGTACTGGAGATTTTGACCTTGATCGTGACCTACTACTCCCACTTGACGACGCAGACCAACTTCTACTACGGCCACGTTTCCGAGGAGTCGTCTTCttcttttttgtttttgttgccTTCTTGCTATTGACAGAACTGGCACTACTTGAGCGACTTGACCCACTACTACTGTACGAGGAGCTCCCTGACGATGAACCTGACGAACCCGTTGAACTGGAACGAGAGCTTGAACTGCCACTAGAAGAGCTGTGAAATAGAAAAAATGGagtcatacatgatacaatagatataccgtatagcgggtaattttcattggtgcaaatttttgtatgaaCTACCATTCGTATTCagacagctcaggatagtaaCGTTGAACCTTTTCGTATGATACTCTTTAATACGAACATTTCTACTATACGAAactaacccgctatacggtaccacACACCTTGCTCTTCCTTTCTTTGGTTTGCCTCTTGTGGAGTCTTTTTTGTCTCGTGCTCTGCCCCGAGGCGGTGTGCGGCTGCGTCGTGGAGCCCTCCTCCTGTCCCTGTCCCTGTCCCTGCTACGGCTCCTGCTTCGACTACGGGACCTCACACCCCTGTGCACAGATGTATGAATATTGAACAAGCCAACACATTGTgtacaacattaattttaaaatACTTTGAACAAGCAAACACACAAAAAGAAGGCACACAAAAAGAAGGCTTTTTGTTTAGCACTGATAGCAAATATAGCCACTGACTTACATTTAGAAGCTTGATGGAAGAAGATAGAACGTTTCTTTTACGGTATTCTCTGCAACTTGTGAAGTTCCCTACAGAAAAGGGGTTGGTTGGTGGGCGGGGCTACTGAGCTATGGAGAGACTGCTGGACCAGTACCTTGCTGCAGTTCCTTTGAGGGACTTCCAATGGACGAACGTGAGCTCCtgtatacccacacacacacacactaacctaGCTGTGCAACCTGCAGGTGGAGGCACTTACTGAAGAGGTGCAGCAGAAAATGCTGGATGAGGTATAAAATCGATCTAATTAAATTCATGCAATGCATTTCATGATGTACAGGTTGTGAGGTCCCCCCTCGCTGTATCGCACTCCCCCTCACCTGCTTATCAGGCGGCCTTTCTCAAAAAACTCATGGCAAAGGTACATATGCGTACGATAGTGAACAATACTCATCTCTACAAACTGACACACATACTCAGAACTACTACACACATA contains these protein-coding regions:
- the LOC135351825 gene encoding RNA-binding protein with serine-rich domain 1-B-like, with the translated sequence MGVRSRSRSRSRSRDRDRDRRRAPRRSRTPPRGRARDKKDSTRGKPKKGRASSSSGSSSSRSSSTGSSGSSSGSSSYSSSGSSRSSSASSVNSKKATKTKKKKTTPRKRGRSRSWSASSSGSSRSRSRSKSPVRPKRTSTSPKPVKVRTPSPESSKVCISKLTRNVNKDHIDEIFSNYGKIKTVDFPLDRINSLPRGYAYIDFEEVEDAKNALKYMNGGWMDGQEVSVQMVLQIKNPTPRPRPPRFSPPRGRRFRSPPRRREPPRQQWRRTPPRVRRRSRSPFRRRSPPLRRRRSRSRSPRKSRSRSPRRNRSRSPRRSRSPIKRSFSPKRSRSPVTRKSRSRSKSHSPRRRGRSNSAGSH